A single region of the Sulfurospirillum arsenophilum NBRC 109478 genome encodes:
- a CDS encoding phospholipase A, translating into MKKLLLCAILAQIPLTLCAIDTSDLEKRATQGDAKAAYELAKHYDAQHDDDRALIWYKQAAILSFEAKETRNKTLESSLVQQLQKVERTEAVYSSFLDSYNDDEETKSSVQQMVTHTFDIAPYKMNYLLPYTYDNVTHDKRDHQETKFQVSFQKALVDNLFGLHETIVAAYTQTSWWQTASDSAPFRETNYQPELFVIMPHFDKDSFIKAYQFGILHESNGQGEGKSRSWNRLYAKTFFQAGGLVIAPRIWYRIPESSNTDDNPNIDDYLGSADLELIYPWKKQTFKMLLRDNLQSENNRGAVQFDWTFPLWEENLFGYIQLYSGYAESLIDYDKRTNRIGIGFALSR; encoded by the coding sequence GTGAAAAAATTACTTTTGTGCGCTATTCTAGCACAAATTCCTCTCACACTTTGTGCTATAGATACAAGTGATCTTGAGAAAAGAGCAACGCAGGGTGATGCTAAGGCAGCCTATGAATTAGCAAAACACTATGATGCGCAACACGATGATGACCGCGCATTAATATGGTACAAACAAGCCGCTATTTTAAGTTTTGAAGCGAAAGAGACACGTAATAAAACACTTGAGAGTAGCCTAGTACAACAACTACAAAAAGTTGAGCGCACAGAAGCTGTGTATAGTTCATTTTTGGATTCTTACAATGATGATGAAGAGACAAAAAGTTCCGTTCAACAAATGGTGACGCACACTTTTGATATTGCACCTTACAAGATGAACTATCTCTTGCCATATACCTATGATAATGTTACGCATGACAAGAGAGATCATCAAGAGACAAAATTTCAAGTAAGTTTCCAAAAAGCTCTTGTTGACAATCTTTTTGGCCTGCATGAAACCATTGTTGCCGCGTATACACAAACATCGTGGTGGCAGACAGCATCGGATTCAGCACCATTTCGTGAGACAAACTATCAGCCAGAACTTTTTGTGATTATGCCACATTTTGATAAAGATAGTTTTATTAAAGCGTATCAATTTGGTATTTTACATGAGTCTAATGGACAAGGTGAAGGTAAATCCCGCTCATGGAACCGCTTGTATGCAAAGACTTTTTTCCAAGCAGGTGGCTTAGTCATTGCTCCTCGTATTTGGTACCGTATTCCTGAAAGCAGTAATACCGATGACAATCCTAATATAGATGATTATCTTGGTTCTGCCGATCTTGAGCTGATTTATCCATGGAAAAAGCAGACGTTTAAAATGCTACTAAGAGACAATCTTCAGTCCGAAAATAACAGAGGTGCTGTGCAATTTGATTGGACATTTCCATTGTGGGAAGAGAATTTATTTGGATACATACAACTTTATAGCGGTTATGCAGAAAGCCTTATTGACTACGATAAACGAACCAATCGTATCGGTATAGGTTTTGCGCTTTCACGATAA
- a CDS encoding RNA recognition motif domain-containing protein — protein sequence MNIYVGNVKYEMTGDQLQEMFSAYGEVSSARIISDRETGRSKGFGFVEMPNDSEALAAIEATNEKEIGGRTLKVNEARPREERPRRSPRDFN from the coding sequence ATGAATATTTACGTGGGCAATGTAAAGTATGAGATGACGGGAGATCAACTTCAAGAGATGTTCTCAGCGTATGGTGAAGTATCAAGTGCAAGAATCATCAGTGATAGAGAGACTGGAAGATCAAAAGGTTTCGGTTTTGTTGAAATGCCAAATGATTCAGAAGCATTAGCTGCTATCGAAGCAACAAATGAAAAAGAGATCGGTGGAAGAACTTTAAAAGTTAATGAAGCTAGACCTCGTGAAGAGCGTCCAAGAAGATCTCCAAGAGATTTCAACTAA
- a CDS encoding HP0495 family protein — protein sequence METTPELQLDYPCHWEYKLVLSTEHNVTTLVQEILEERIHEVRKSQNSAKGNYVSYTLSVLVHNADDRKMLFHMLKSHQHIKFVL from the coding sequence GTGGAAACTACACCCGAACTTCAGCTTGATTACCCATGTCATTGGGAGTACAAACTCGTTTTAAGCACTGAGCACAATGTCACCACACTAGTGCAGGAAATTTTGGAAGAGCGCATCCATGAGGTTCGCAAATCTCAAAATAGTGCTAAAGGCAATTATGTAAGTTACACGCTGAGTGTGCTTGTCCATAATGCTGATGATCGTAAAATGCTTTTTCATATGCTCAAATCGCATCAACATATAAAATTTGTACTGTAA
- a CDS encoding lipoprotein, with product MRYIIIALVVLIFAGCSKLSKENYDKIQVGMSYVQVSDILGKATKCDSLAGMSDCTWGDEKHYIKVKLVADKVMFMHSAGIE from the coding sequence ATGCGATATATCATAATAGCGTTAGTGGTGCTTATATTTGCAGGGTGTTCAAAACTAAGCAAAGAAAATTATGACAAAATACAAGTGGGCATGAGCTACGTTCAAGTAAGTGATATTTTAGGGAAAGCAACCAAATGTGACTCGCTTGCTGGAATGAGCGATTGTACATGGGGTGATGAAAAACACTACATCAAAGTGAAGTTAGTTGCCGATAAAGTAATGTTTATGCACTCTGCAGGCATTGAGTAA
- the moaC gene encoding cyclic pyranopterin monophosphate synthase MoaC translates to MKLTHLDEKDRPKMVDVSDKSESFRVAVASGTITMSQVAFDMIISQQTKKGPVLQTAVIAAILGTKRTSDLIPMCHPLMLTSVNCDVEELPKLPGFKLTVTAKLTGQTGVEMEALTGVSIGLLTIYDMSKAIDKSMVINSIQLESKSGGKSGNYTRTSA, encoded by the coding sequence ATGAAACTAACCCATTTAGACGAAAAAGATCGACCAAAAATGGTTGATGTCAGTGATAAGAGCGAAAGTTTTAGAGTTGCCGTAGCAAGCGGTACTATCACAATGAGTCAAGTCGCATTTGATATGATTATTTCACAGCAAACTAAAAAAGGGCCTGTGCTTCAAACAGCAGTCATCGCGGCAATTCTTGGAACAAAACGTACGAGTGATCTCATTCCTATGTGTCACCCTTTGATGCTCACTTCTGTGAATTGTGATGTTGAAGAGCTTCCAAAACTTCCTGGATTTAAACTAACTGTTACCGCTAAACTCACCGGACAGACAGGGGTGGAGATGGAAGCGCTCACAGGTGTGAGTATTGGACTTTTAACAATTTACGATATGTCCAAAGCGATTGATAAATCAATGGTTATCAATAGCATACAATTAGAATCTAAAAGTGGAGGAAAAAGTGGAAACTACACCCGAACTTCAGCTTGA
- a CDS encoding DUF6781 family protein yields MESTYTIFLATLKENKGHPELLKLISELTFELSRKKVQRLKDETNIHNRIGELFELYCKALHDEGLKSPRAISSVIDGLLKATSHEKEAFLYKTIYEKEQLEKSIFAQKQHIRSTISESFNVLEAHISQMQPETKESALSALHDAKLRGIEMLGILKETTQEALLTTLENGTDVTDTIHEITKNLSFQTISEGDLTKQRIIDISNTIISASIDIADEDLGHAKDILDGSINGVREGITKAIDKFKNDLKYAPTESMEGLLETDLSELRKELLRMDEQFITLLEVLASQSEGISASIIKEMTKEMNSSTAKIMRAANDAKEVISERIEQLKADASVFEKTFKDRAEKKFESLRKDVNKFEKTASAKVESFKQFEFESDTAKQVAQEAKKLGFRAWEVAKHMMDGAVKGAKDAIKKEDK; encoded by the coding sequence ATGGAATCAACATACACTATTTTTTTAGCCACACTCAAAGAGAACAAAGGTCATCCTGAACTCCTCAAACTGATCAGTGAACTCACCTTTGAACTCTCCCGTAAAAAAGTTCAACGCCTCAAAGATGAGACCAACATTCATAACCGCATTGGCGAGCTCTTCGAACTTTATTGCAAAGCACTACACGATGAAGGACTCAAATCTCCTCGAGCAATTAGCAGTGTCATTGATGGTCTTTTAAAAGCGACCAGTCATGAGAAAGAGGCATTTTTATACAAAACCATCTATGAAAAAGAGCAACTCGAAAAAAGTATTTTTGCACAGAAACAACATATTCGTAGCACTATTTCTGAGTCATTTAATGTCCTTGAAGCGCATATTTCACAAATGCAACCAGAGACAAAAGAGAGTGCGTTAAGTGCATTACATGATGCAAAGCTCCGTGGTATTGAAATGTTAGGGATTTTGAAAGAGACTACCCAAGAGGCACTACTCACTACCCTTGAAAATGGAACAGACGTCACAGATACCATTCATGAAATCACAAAAAATCTCAGTTTTCAAACCATTTCAGAGGGTGACTTAACAAAACAGCGTATCATCGATATTTCAAATACGATCATTTCGGCCAGTATTGATATTGCCGATGAAGACTTAGGACATGCAAAAGATATTTTAGATGGCTCTATTAACGGTGTTCGCGAAGGAATTACCAAAGCCATTGATAAATTTAAAAACGATCTCAAATACGCTCCAACGGAATCTATGGAAGGTCTTTTAGAGACTGACCTTTCTGAGCTTCGTAAAGAGCTTTTACGCATGGATGAGCAGTTTATCACTCTTTTAGAAGTGCTTGCTTCTCAGAGCGAAGGAATTTCTGCAAGTATCATTAAAGAGATGACCAAGGAGATGAACAGCTCTACCGCTAAAATCATGCGTGCCGCTAATGATGCCAAAGAGGTGATCAGTGAGCGCATTGAACAACTCAAAGCAGATGCTTCGGTTTTTGAAAAAACGTTTAAAGACAGAGCTGAGAAAAAATTTGAATCCCTCAGAAAAGATGTGAATAAATTTGAGAAGACAGCCTCTGCAAAAGTAGAATCTTTCAAACAATTTGAATTTGAAAGTGATACTGCAAAACAAGTGGCACAAGAGGCTAAAAAACTTGGATTTCGTGCATGGGAAGTAGCAAAACATATGATGGATGGCGCTGTTAAAGGGGCTAAAGACGCGATAAAAAAAGAGGATAAATAA
- a CDS encoding Dabb family protein, translating into MVKHIVFFKLPDNSEANKQAVKDRIMSMQGKLDFVKHLEVGINFCTEERAFDVALVSDFETKEDLQTYATHPIHVEVVTFIKSLNAVSKVVDYEY; encoded by the coding sequence ATGGTTAAACATATTGTATTTTTTAAACTACCTGATAATTCTGAAGCCAATAAGCAAGCTGTGAAAGATCGCATTATGAGTATGCAAGGTAAGCTAGATTTTGTGAAACATCTTGAAGTAGGTATCAATTTTTGTACGGAAGAGAGAGCATTTGATGTTGCGCTTGTGAGTGATTTTGAAACGAAAGAAGACTTACAAACGTATGCAACGCATCCCATCCATGTTGAAGTGGTTACTTTCATCAAATCGCTGAATGCCGTCTCTAAAGTGGTCGATTATGAGTACTAA
- a CDS encoding YgaP family membrane protein: protein MKCNVGKTDKSLRAIAGIAIIIVGVIFNSWLGLIGIVLLATALFRFCPAYLPFNIDTSKNDESGSCGGGGCGCGK from the coding sequence ATGAAATGCAATGTAGGAAAAACAGATAAATCACTTCGTGCTATCGCGGGTATTGCCATAATTATTGTAGGCGTTATTTTTAACAGTTGGTTGGGACTTATCGGCATCGTACTTTTAGCAACAGCACTTTTTCGTTTCTGCCCAGCATACCTTCCTTTTAACATCGACACTTCTAAAAATGATGAGTCAGGCTCATGCGGTGGCGGTGGTTGTGGCTGCGGTAAATAA
- the mobA gene encoding molybdenum cofactor guanylyltransferase, with translation MPFIPLPLVIIAGGKSSRMGSDKALLPFGDFKTLTEFQLHRLKPYFSSLHVSAKNSAKFGFESSFIEDTTSYKEHSPLVALLSILEHLKTPVCVLSVDTPFVTPEIFQKLYENFEEGDDAIIATSPCSSHQLCALYAPSIAEKIREQLSHNEHKIRLLLDQSHTKYIAFEDDEPFLNLNHPHEYAEALLHATNTK, from the coding sequence ATGCCTTTTATCCCGCTACCTTTAGTCATCATTGCTGGCGGGAAAAGTTCGCGCATGGGAAGCGACAAAGCATTGCTTCCCTTTGGCGATTTTAAAACTTTGACCGAGTTCCAACTACACAGACTCAAACCCTATTTTTCCAGTTTACATGTAAGCGCAAAAAATAGCGCAAAATTTGGTTTTGAGTCCTCTTTTATCGAAGATACAACTAGCTACAAAGAGCACTCACCGCTGGTTGCCCTACTTTCTATTTTAGAACATTTGAAAACACCTGTGTGTGTCCTCAGTGTCGATACACCTTTTGTCACACCAGAAATTTTTCAAAAACTTTATGAAAATTTTGAAGAGGGAGATGATGCGATTATTGCAACATCGCCTTGTTCCTCACATCAACTCTGCGCACTTTATGCGCCCTCTATTGCCGAAAAAATTCGCGAACAACTTTCTCACAATGAACATAAAATCCGCTTACTCCTCGACCAAAGCCATACAAAATATATTGCGTTTGAAGACGACGAACCCTTCTTAAACCTCAACCACCCTCACGAATACGCAGAAGCTTTATTGCACGCTACCAACACTAAATAA
- a CDS encoding DUF3373 family protein has product MKKIIAPLLLGAALSSAFGADDSLKQEIEALKVQMAELKSAQSKLNVDALRAQVNEIKAHDSGDNVKFNIDFRTSYDALEYKLNGVKNPSNGYTAGDQKNGIWANKLILGMSAQPADNLVFKGALGAYKMFGNNSATGANPFQNMDWYSSETPDDSTIRLKEAYFLYFGDIGDVPYTASFGRRPSVDGFLTNLRADNENPASPIGHNINMEFDGASFKFDMDKVTGIAGMYFKLCLGRGNTNADSKYAAFDNFNGTVPLQNFGNLGYAQTSLNAPNMDLAGLIWQLFDNGQYKVMTNYFKGWNMMGANFSNLTATTVNTNLVDVGDLTGGALSFQVNGIGDGISDFLDDTIFFASYAFSKTDPKGTHGVLTNTGIVSMSEMLGSANKETGTSLYTGVQVPGIMKGQRLGLEYNHGSKYWRSFTYGEDSLIGSKLAARGDAYEVYYTLPIVGKNLTAQLSYVYINYDYTGSDMFFDGTTGGANDVKTTPNAVESASNIRASLRYRY; this is encoded by the coding sequence ATGAAGAAAATCATCGCTCCGCTGCTCCTTGGAGCAGCATTATCGTCAGCATTTGGTGCTGATGATTCTTTAAAGCAGGAAATAGAAGCACTCAAGGTGCAAATGGCAGAGCTCAAAAGTGCTCAATCAAAACTTAATGTAGATGCATTAAGAGCGCAAGTTAATGAAATTAAAGCACACGATTCAGGTGATAATGTTAAGTTTAATATTGATTTTAGAACATCCTATGATGCTCTTGAGTACAAACTTAATGGGGTAAAAAATCCATCTAATGGTTATACTGCAGGAGATCAAAAAAATGGTATTTGGGCGAATAAACTTATTCTTGGAATGAGCGCACAACCTGCAGATAATTTGGTTTTCAAAGGTGCTTTGGGTGCTTATAAAATGTTTGGTAATAACAGTGCAACAGGGGCCAATCCTTTTCAGAATATGGATTGGTACTCTTCTGAAACGCCGGACGATTCAACAATTAGGCTAAAAGAAGCATATTTCCTTTATTTTGGAGATATTGGTGATGTCCCATATACTGCTTCATTTGGGCGTCGTCCTTCTGTTGATGGTTTCTTGACTAACCTTAGGGCCGATAATGAAAATCCTGCTTCACCAATTGGTCATAATATCAATATGGAATTTGATGGCGCAAGCTTCAAATTTGACATGGATAAAGTAACAGGAATCGCAGGTATGTACTTTAAACTTTGTTTAGGTCGAGGAAATACAAATGCAGATTCAAAATATGCTGCCTTTGATAACTTCAATGGTACTGTTCCATTACAAAATTTTGGTAATTTAGGTTATGCTCAAACTTCTTTGAATGCACCTAATATGGATTTAGCAGGATTAATTTGGCAGTTGTTCGATAATGGCCAGTATAAAGTAATGACCAATTACTTTAAAGGCTGGAATATGATGGGAGCCAATTTCTCTAATCTAACAGCTACTACAGTTAATACTAACTTAGTTGATGTTGGTGATCTGACAGGTGGTGCATTATCTTTCCAAGTTAATGGTATTGGTGATGGAATCAGTGATTTCTTAGATGATACTATATTCTTTGCTTCGTATGCATTTAGTAAAACAGATCCAAAAGGTACACACGGTGTTTTAACGAATACAGGCATTGTATCTATGAGTGAGATGCTTGGTTCAGCCAATAAAGAGACAGGTACTTCTCTTTATACTGGTGTACAAGTTCCTGGTATTATGAAAGGTCAAAGACTAGGATTAGAATATAACCATGGTAGTAAATACTGGAGAAGCTTTACCTATGGTGAAGACAGTTTGATTGGCTCAAAACTTGCAGCACGTGGCGATGCGTATGAAGTCTACTATACATTACCAATTGTTGGAAAAAATCTGACAGCACAATTGAGTTATGTATATATTAACTATGACTATACTGGTAGTGATATGTTCTTTGATGGAACAACAGGTGGAGCGAATGATGTTAAAACAACTCCAAATGCGGTTGAATCAGCTTCAAATATCCGTGCTTCTTTAAGATACAGATACTAA
- the leuC gene encoding 3-isopropylmalate dehydratase large subunit: MGQTITEKIFSDHVGHAVKAGEIIKSKIDMVIGNDITTPISIRAFEQSGATKLANPDGFSIVMDHYIPAKDIASANQAKISREFAYKHDLKHYFDEKDMGIEHALLPEKGLIVPGDVIIGADSHTCTHGALGAFATGMGSTDLAFAMITGENWFKVPESIKVVFSGKPKKHVYGKDLILEVIRILGVDGALYRTLEFTGDTIGYLSMDDRFSLCNMAIEAGAKSGIVAVDDTTKAFLSDKKLAREPKFFYSDADASYVQVLNIDVANLEPVVAYPFLPSNGKSINEAVKDDLSIDQVFIGSCTNGRLEDLRIAASILKGRKVARKTRLIITPATQKISLQAQKEGLVDIFVEAGAVFSNPTCGACLGGYMGILGEGERCVSTTNRNFVGRMGARTSEIYLANSAVAAASAVMGKITDPRSL; this comes from the coding sequence ATGGGACAAACCATCACTGAAAAGATTTTTAGCGACCACGTGGGTCACGCTGTAAAAGCGGGCGAGATTATTAAAAGTAAGATCGATATGGTTATCGGCAATGACATTACCACACCTATCTCGATCAGAGCATTTGAGCAAAGCGGTGCGACAAAACTTGCAAACCCTGATGGCTTTAGCATCGTGATGGACCACTACATTCCTGCCAAAGATATCGCCAGTGCAAACCAAGCGAAGATCAGCCGTGAATTTGCCTATAAACATGACCTTAAACACTATTTTGATGAAAAAGACATGGGCATTGAACATGCACTTTTACCTGAAAAAGGTCTTATTGTTCCAGGGGATGTTATTATCGGTGCGGATTCACACACCTGTACACATGGCGCTCTTGGTGCATTTGCTACTGGTATGGGTTCAACGGACTTAGCGTTTGCAATGATTACAGGCGAGAACTGGTTTAAAGTACCTGAGTCCATCAAAGTCGTCTTTAGTGGAAAACCTAAAAAACATGTTTACGGAAAAGATTTGATCCTTGAAGTCATTCGTATTTTAGGTGTGGATGGCGCATTGTACCGCACGCTTGAATTTACAGGTGACACCATTGGTTATTTGAGCATGGACGATCGTTTCTCACTGTGCAATATGGCGATTGAAGCGGGTGCAAAAAGCGGTATCGTTGCAGTTGATGACACAACAAAAGCATTTTTAAGCGACAAAAAGCTTGCGCGCGAGCCAAAATTCTTCTACTCCGATGCGGATGCTTCGTATGTTCAAGTCTTGAATATCGATGTCGCCAATCTTGAACCCGTGGTTGCTTATCCGTTTTTACCATCCAATGGTAAATCGATCAATGAAGCCGTCAAAGATGATTTGAGCATCGATCAAGTCTTTATCGGCAGTTGTACCAATGGACGCTTGGAAGATCTTCGTATTGCGGCAAGCATCTTAAAAGGTCGTAAAGTGGCACGTAAAACACGCCTTATCATCACTCCAGCAACACAAAAAATTTCATTGCAAGCGCAAAAAGAGGGCTTGGTTGATATCTTTGTTGAAGCAGGTGCGGTCTTTAGTAATCCAACCTGTGGTGCTTGTTTAGGCGGTTATATGGGAATTTTGGGCGAAGGTGAGCGTTGTGTTTCCACAACCAATCGTAACTTTGTAGGACGCATGGGAGCACGTACAAGCGAAATCTACCTTGCCAACTCAGCCGTAGCCGCTGCGAGTGCTGTTATGGGCAAAATCACTGATCCTAGATCTCTCTAA
- a CDS encoding nitrous oxide reductase accessory protein NosL, with product MQKSLWALFFTIVLALGLHAEEFNKMATGEPELIQKGEAKAYCPMCGMNINHNYKTSHGVYLKDGTAKQYCSIRCLAADFPLIESHISKIVVTDAKSEKLIDAKSAFYVVGSKVPGTMSMVSKLAFEKEADAKAFAVENGGEVSTFDVAFAKAKASLADDADEFTKRKQKGMYPMGEKIYHAGCQKEKINLHAFKTIGELKANIKKTAVCGELGDKELQSVSLYVWEVLRAEEHPEHKTTMNVQKDEKCPVCGMFAYKYPKWAARISYNENGKTVNHAFDGPKDMLKFYLNPAKWGNYTKHNDTEITVLVSDYYTGAVIDGKKAFYVIGSDANGPMGKEFIPFSTLKSAQTFMKDHKGLQIVEFSKIDEPLVYAQDK from the coding sequence ATGCAAAAAAGTCTATGGGCGCTCTTCTTCACAATCGTTTTAGCATTGGGATTACACGCAGAAGAATTTAATAAGATGGCAACGGGTGAGCCAGAGTTGATTCAAAAAGGAGAGGCTAAAGCGTATTGTCCTATGTGTGGTATGAATATAAACCATAACTATAAAACTTCACATGGTGTCTATCTTAAAGATGGTACGGCAAAACAGTACTGTTCTATTCGTTGTCTTGCAGCAGATTTTCCTCTCATTGAATCACATATTTCTAAAATTGTGGTCACCGATGCAAAAAGTGAAAAATTGATTGATGCAAAGAGTGCGTTTTATGTCGTAGGTTCAAAAGTACCTGGTACGATGAGCATGGTCAGTAAACTTGCATTTGAAAAAGAGGCAGATGCTAAGGCATTTGCCGTTGAAAATGGTGGTGAAGTGAGTACATTTGATGTGGCATTTGCTAAAGCAAAAGCTTCTTTAGCGGATGATGCGGATGAATTTACGAAAAGAAAGCAAAAGGGTATGTACCCAATGGGTGAGAAAATTTACCATGCTGGATGTCAAAAAGAGAAAATTAATCTCCATGCTTTTAAAACCATTGGCGAACTAAAAGCGAATATTAAAAAAACGGCTGTTTGTGGCGAGCTTGGGGATAAAGAGCTTCAATCGGTTTCATTGTATGTATGGGAAGTTTTACGCGCTGAAGAACATCCTGAACATAAAACAACCATGAATGTTCAAAAAGATGAAAAATGTCCTGTATGTGGTATGTTTGCGTATAAATATCCAAAATGGGCTGCACGTATAAGTTATAACGAAAATGGCAAAACCGTCAATCATGCATTTGATGGTCCAAAAGATATGTTGAAGTTTTATCTCAATCCTGCAAAATGGGGAAACTACACAAAACACAATGATACCGAGATTACGGTGTTAGTCAGTGATTATTACACAGGTGCGGTCATTGATGGTAAAAAAGCATTTTATGTGATTGGCAGTGATGCGAATGGCCCGATGGGCAAAGAGTTCATTCCATTTTCAACCCTTAAAAGTGCACAAACATTTATGAAAGACCATAAGGGTTTACAGATTGTAGAATTTTCTAAAATTGATGAACCTTTGGTGTATGCGCAGGATAAATAA
- the yddG gene encoding aromatic amino acid exporter YddG has translation MNRVQKGNIAGIVAILLWATLALFTVFTNRIPPFELTFIAFSIAFSIGLFLWIKEGRGILVHLQLPWKVWFVGIYGLFGYHFFYFLALKSAPALEANLINYLWPLLIVLLSAWLPNEKLRWFHIVGALLGFFGALVLIGFGKEIAFSSQYTQGYMYALVCAFIWSSYSVLSRYFGSVPTLSVGGFCGASALFSLVAHLLFEQTYIPDLEELLAAIGLGLGPVGVAFFVWDYGMKQGDIKFIGSLSYATPLLSTLMLVLFGRSSPNSAIWLACSLIVLGSIISSLPFFKGLWQKISTHNRPL, from the coding sequence ATGAATCGTGTACAAAAAGGAAACATTGCAGGTATTGTTGCCATCTTACTCTGGGCAACATTAGCACTTTTTACCGTGTTTACCAATCGCATTCCTCCCTTTGAATTGACATTTATTGCCTTTAGTATTGCTTTTAGCATTGGACTTTTTTTGTGGATCAAAGAGGGTCGAGGTATTTTAGTCCATCTTCAGCTACCGTGGAAAGTCTGGTTCGTAGGGATTTATGGTCTTTTTGGCTACCATTTTTTCTACTTTTTAGCGCTTAAAAGCGCACCTGCGTTGGAAGCCAATCTTATTAATTATCTTTGGCCTCTGCTTATCGTACTCTTAAGTGCTTGGTTACCTAATGAAAAATTACGATGGTTTCATATCGTAGGGGCACTTTTAGGTTTTTTCGGAGCATTAGTCTTAATAGGCTTTGGCAAAGAAATTGCTTTTTCTTCTCAGTATACACAAGGTTATATGTATGCACTGGTGTGTGCGTTTATTTGGAGCAGTTACTCTGTTCTCTCACGCTATTTTGGCTCTGTGCCTACACTCTCTGTTGGTGGATTTTGTGGAGCAAGCGCACTGTTTTCACTCGTTGCGCATCTACTGTTTGAGCAGACTTACATCCCTGATTTAGAGGAGTTACTTGCTGCCATTGGGCTTGGACTTGGCCCTGTAGGCGTGGCATTTTTTGTTTGGGATTATGGGATGAAACAAGGCGATATTAAATTTATCGGCTCGCTCTCGTATGCAACGCCACTTCTTTCAACCTTGATGCTTGTTTTGTTTGGACGATCGTCTCCAAACAGTGCCATTTGGTTGGCATGTTCTCTGATCGTCCTAGGATCCATTATCTCATCGCTCCCTTTTTTTAAAGGGCTATGGCAAAAAATTAGTACTCATAATCGACCACTTTAG
- a CDS encoding DUF4405 domain-containing protein: protein MNVIPRNILSALLTVMFAVVSITGVMMFFKIRILSSETLHIWLGFTFVTISCLHLLKNWSGFRSYFKKRSTLLSILLGFLVILAFIIPPLVNPVEKGLNPKGAVIGAMMNASLSKVAVFVDLDEEMMVKVLADKQILASSKQSVSEIAKANGKTNDEILNIVFTAPKVQ from the coding sequence ATGAATGTTATCCCTAGAAATATATTAAGTGCTTTATTAACGGTTATGTTTGCAGTTGTTTCCATTACGGGAGTGATGATGTTTTTTAAAATTCGTATCCTCTCCAGTGAGACACTTCATATTTGGTTAGGCTTTACGTTTGTAACAATTTCTTGTTTGCACTTACTTAAAAATTGGAGTGGTTTTCGCTCATACTTCAAAAAACGCTCAACACTGCTTTCTATCTTGTTGGGATTCCTTGTGATTTTAGCTTTTATCATCCCTCCATTGGTAAATCCTGTAGAAAAAGGTCTCAATCCAAAAGGGGCCGTCATTGGAGCAATGATGAACGCATCGCTTTCTAAAGTAGCCGTATTTGTGGATTTAGATGAAGAAATGATGGTCAAAGTCTTGGCCGATAAGCAGATCTTAGCTTCAAGTAAACAATCCGTTTCAGAGATTGCCAAAGCGAATGGTAAAACAAATGATGAGATTTTAAATATTGTCTTTACCGCACCAAAAGTGCAGTAG